A genomic region of Roseateles amylovorans contains the following coding sequences:
- the pncB gene encoding nicotinate phosphoribosyltransferase, translating to MSRPETHAPVIRSLLETDLYKFTMWQAMLHRHPQAQAEYRFACRNTPQYPLTELMDDLSRELDHLCALSFSAGELDYLRGLRFIKSDFIDFLRIFRFQRDFIALRADGDRLEIIIRGPQVHVMGFEIFVLAMVNELYFRRFDAEAAIEEGRRRLALKIDSLRVFARDEAPRRHPFQFFDFGLRRRFSGEWHREVLATLKTELPDVFRGTSNVLLARELDLVPIGTMAHEYLQSYQATGVRLRDHQKAALEDWVQEYRGDLGIALTDVIGMDAFLADFDLYFAKLFDGLRHDSGDPVEWGEKALAHYEQLRIDAHTKRLVFSDALDMPKALALYRHFADRTQLGFGIGTQLSNDMGLPTLNIVVKLTHVNGQPVAKLSDSPGKTMCEDQTFLAYLRQVFKVPTPVTTPLTTPLATPLATPLATPLTN from the coding sequence CGCCTGCCGCAACACGCCGCAGTACCCGCTGACCGAGCTGATGGACGATCTGTCGCGCGAGCTCGACCATCTGTGCGCGCTGAGCTTCAGCGCCGGCGAACTGGACTATCTGCGGGGCCTGCGCTTCATCAAGTCGGACTTCATCGACTTCCTGCGAATCTTCCGCTTCCAGCGTGACTTCATCGCCCTGCGCGCCGATGGCGATCGATTGGAGATCATCATCCGCGGCCCGCAGGTGCATGTGATGGGCTTCGAGATCTTCGTCCTGGCGATGGTCAACGAGCTGTACTTCCGCCGCTTCGATGCGGAGGCGGCGATCGAGGAGGGCCGACGCCGGCTCGCCCTGAAGATCGACTCGCTGCGCGTCTTTGCCCGCGACGAAGCGCCGCGGCGCCATCCCTTCCAGTTCTTCGATTTCGGCCTGCGCCGTCGCTTCTCCGGCGAGTGGCATCGGGAGGTGCTGGCCACCTTGAAGACCGAGCTGCCAGACGTGTTCCGCGGCACGTCGAATGTGCTGCTGGCGCGGGAGCTGGATCTGGTCCCGATCGGCACCATGGCCCATGAATACCTGCAGAGCTACCAGGCCACCGGTGTGCGGCTGCGGGACCACCAGAAGGCGGCGCTGGAGGACTGGGTGCAAGAGTACCGGGGCGACCTGGGCATTGCGCTGACCGATGTGATCGGCATGGACGCGTTCCTGGCCGATTTCGACCTGTATTTCGCCAAGCTCTTCGATGGTCTGCGCCATGACTCCGGCGATCCGGTCGAATGGGGCGAGAAAGCGCTGGCGCACTATGAGCAGTTGCGCATCGATGCGCACACCAAGCGTCTGGTGTTCTCCGATGCGCTCGACATGCCCAAGGCCCTGGCGCTGTACCGGCACTTCGCCGACCGCACCCAGCTCGGTTTCGGCATCGGCACCCAGCTGAGCAACGACATGGGCCTGCCGACCTTGAACATCGTGGTCAAGCTGACTCACGTCAACGGTCAACCGGTGGCCAAACTGTCGGACAGTCCCGGCAAGACCATGTGTGAAGACCAGACCTTCCTGGCCTACCTGCGCCAGGTCTTCAAGGTGCCGACGCCGGTGACGACCCCATTGACGACCCCGTTGGCGACCCCGTTGGCGACCCCGTTGGCGACCCCGTTGACGAACTGA